A single genomic interval of Antechinus flavipes isolate AdamAnt ecotype Samford, QLD, Australia chromosome 1, AdamAnt_v2, whole genome shotgun sequence harbors:
- the MRPL34 gene encoding 39S ribosomal protein L34, mitochondrial — protein MTRLLLRKAAIGGEKPIGEGVASSLVRSTARRRGLRMNFVLRTLGQCRGLAGSWGGIAPHAAPRPFLPWLPQLRTISLLTRISADPCGSFHVAQPRSLAPWGYQQVRSKARGNEYQPSNIKRKRKHGWIRRLSTPGGIKVILRRMLKGRKSLSH, from the exons ATGACGCGCCTGCTCCTACGGAAGGCAGCGATTGGCGGGGAGAAGCCAATAGGAGAAGGTGTTGCTTCAAGCTTAGTGAGGTCTACGGCCAGGAGGAGAGGACTGAGGATGAACTTTGTGCTGCGTACCCTTGGCCAGTGCCGGGGCCTCGCGGGGTCCTGGGGTGGGATCGCCCCTCATGCTGCTCCCAG aCCGTTCCTACCATGGCTGCCCCAGCTCAGGACTATCAGCCTCCTCACTCGAATCTCTGCTGATCCCTGTGGCAGCTTCCATGTGGCACAGCCTAGGTCCCTGGCTCCTTGGGGCTATCAACAGGTGCGCTCTAAGGCCCGGGGCAACGAATACCAGCCCAGCAACATCAAGCGGAAGCGGAAACATGGTTGGATTCGGAGACTCAGCACTCCTGGTGGAATTAAGGTGATCTTGCGGCGGATGCTGAAGGGTCGGAAGTCCTTGAGCCACTGA